TGTTCCTGCAGAATTGGAGGAAATGCTAAACTATAGCTTAGAGTGGAGTGAGATTGCGCCGCATACCTTATTGAATCAATTGTCTATCGTAGCTGAAACCAATTACGATCACCATAATTGTGGAGAACCTTTGCTTTATATCCAGCAAATGCTAAGAAGTTTGGAAACGATCTTCTCTAAACTAAGCGAACTGGATTACATCGGTCAGAGAAAAGAAAATATCATTGTTAATGAACAGGAAGTTACTACAAATACCAATCCTAAGAGAGGTTGGAGTGTACTAGATTAATACTATACATCATTATCAAATATAAAATCCCGAATGAAAATTCGGGATTTTTTTATTAATTAAGGGAAAATGAAATTATTTCTTTTCTAAAAGCTCCAAAGTGTGTTCTACATGGCCACCTCCTTTCCATTCGTCATGTCCGGGAAGAATAAGGGTAGCTTTTGAATATTTAGTTTGTAGTTTCTTCATGGTCTTTGGCCATTCTTCTACATTGGCTTCTTTAGTATATCCTAAATCAGTAGCTGAATTGCTTTTTACAAGGCATCCACCATCTAGTACATTGTATTTTGGGAACCATACTACAACATTATCGGCAGTATGTCCTTCACCAAGAAAGTCTACCACAAACTCTTCTCCACCAATACGGTAAGGTTTTCCGATTTTAGTGATTTCACTAGAGGTGGCTTTCCCATCTTTTTTTAGGAATTCATTGGTTTTAGTAGTGGCATAGGTTTTAATTCCTTTTTTATTAAAAAAACTCAAATCTCCGGCACGGTCATCATGAGAATGGGTAGCAAATACAGCAATAACAGGTAAGTTATGACGTTTTTTGATGGTGTCCATCAGGCTTTGGTATTGTACTTTTTCCCAAGGAACATCAAATAAAACAACGCCTTTTTTGGTGATAAGATATACTGAATTGGCAGAATATTCTTTACCGCCGAATACTCCGAAAGTTTTGTAAATATATAAGTTCTGTTTAATCGGTGGCTGTTCGATTACAAAATCTTTTACCTGTGCACTTGCAAAAGGGCTCAACAACATCGAAACAATAAAAAACTGAATGCTTTTTTTCATAAATTTTTAAGGTAATAGTTAAAATTTTGGTACTTATGAGATAGACGAATCTCAACAGAATATTTTGCAAACGTAGTGAAATTAATCTTCGAAGTTTTTTAAGAAAAGAAGTTTAACCGTTTTTTAACAGTTGTGGAAGAGGGGTTATTATTTGGGGGGATTGTTGGAAAACGCAAGGACGCAAATTTTTTAATATCATATTTTCTAAGGCGCAAAGATTTTATCTCCGATAAAATTGTATACCATTGAAAAATGCCACGAATACACGTATAATTTCATTTACACTATCATCTATGTGGTTCAATCTCTTTCAATCACATAGCCCATAGAATATCATACTTGATATATGAGTTTCAATAAAAAATTGGTGTATTCGTGGCAAAAAAGACTGCTTCGTTGTTGAAGCAGCCTTTATGGTGATTATTTTTTTACCAATATTTTTTCAGTGGCTTTTTTACTGAGAATTTCTTTTTGACCCTCAATTTCCAGCGTCATTGATTTATCGAAGCTTTCGATCTTAATAACCTTCACCTTGGTATTAAGAAGAAGTTTTCGATCATTTAAGTACGTTAGAAAGGCATCGTCTGAAAGTGTAACGGAAGCAAATACAACGGATTCTCCTTCTTCACAGCTGCTTAGCTTCTGAAGATCCTGAGCAATAATGTTTCCATCTTTATCAGGAATTGGCTCTCCGTGTGGGTCAAATTTAGGGTAATCCAGAATTTCGTCCATTTTATCAAAGAAGATCTGGGAATGTACATGTTCCAGCTGTTCCGCAATTTCATGAACGTTTTCCCATCCGAAATTCATTTTTTTTACCAGAAACATTTCGGTAAGTCTGTGTTTGCGAACTACCAAAGCAGCTTCGCGTTTTCCACTTGCAGTAACGATCAATGGCTTATAAGTCTCATAAATGACCCATTTTTTTTCTGCAAATTTTTTCATCATATTGTTGACGCTCGGCATTTTTACATTTAAAAATTTGCTGAGTTCATTAATCGTCACCTTTCCTTCATTGTCAACTAAATGAAACAAAGCTTTCAGGTAATTTTCTTCTGTTAGGGTTGTTTTCAAAATGTTAGATGATTTTCAATACAAATCTAACAAAATATTCTTGAAAAATCACCCTTGTTAATTGAACTTTTTTTAATTTTACTCTATGAAATTTTCATTCAAAAACGATTATTCTGAGGGATGTCACCCGAACATTTTACAGGCACTTTTACAAAATAATCTTGATCAGCAAGCGGGGTATGGAGAAGATGAATATTCTTTAAAAGCAAAGGAATTAATTAAGACTAAAATTAATAAGAACGATTCTGATGTTTATTTGGTTTCGGGAGGAACACAGGCAAATTTAATTGTCATTTCTTCTGTTTTAAAACCTTACCAATGTGCTATTTCGGCCTCTACAGGACATATTTTAAATAATGAAACCGGAGCGATTGAAGCCACAGGCCACAAAATTTTAAGCATTGAAACGGAAGATGGAAAGCTGAGACCTTCAGATATTATTCCAATACTGGAAAATCACAGCAATGTTCCGCATCAGGTGATGCCTAAAATGGTTTACATTTCCAATTCAACAGAGCTGGGAACGATTTATCAAGCTAAAGAATTGGAAGAGCTTTCGACGTTCTGTAAACAAAACCGCCTTTACCTGTTCATGGATGGAGCGAGGCTTGGGCATGGATTAACTTCTGAAATCAGTGATCTTACCCTGGAAAAAGTAGCAGAGCTTACAGATATCTTTTATCTGGGCGGAACGAAAAACGGAGCATTGATAGGAGAGGCTATTGTGATTAATAATCCTGCTCTTCAGGAAGATTTTGCATTTAATATTAAGCAGAAAGGGGCATTACTGGCAAAAGGAAGGTTGTTGGGAATTCAGTTTCTGGAACTGATGAAAAATGACTTGTATTTTGATCTGGCCAAACATGCCAATCAACAGGCTATGAAGATAAAGCATGCGCTGCAGGAAAAAGGGGTGAAATTTCTTTCCGATACCTATACCAATCAGATTTTTCCAATTCTAAGCAATGAGCTTATCCAGGTTTTATCAGAAAGCTTTGAATTCTTTGTCTGGAAAAAAATAGATGAAGAGTTTTCTGCTATCCGTTTGATTACGTCATGGAGTACAAGTGATGAAGCTGTAGACCGATTCATCGAAATTCTTAAAAAAGAATTATAATACTATTGAAGCAGAGAAGTTATTGAGATCTGAAATACATTTAAGTCCATGTTTTTAAAGAAAATATGGACTTAAATTTTATAAATACAAAGTAAACAAATACCATGAATTCTATTTTTCCCGCAATCTATTCAACGCTTTGTCCTGTTGCATTATCAGGATTGATTGCTGTTCAATACGGAATAAAAAATGTTCAATGCAAACTTTTGGTTCGAGGAGTGGGAGATACTTATCTGATAGAATCGGAAAATGAATCCTTTATCCTTCGTATGTATCGTTCTTCTCATCGAAGTCTGAATCATATCAAAGAAGAAGTAAGATTGCTACAAGCCTTGAAAGATGCTCAGGTATCTGTTTCTTATCCAATAACTGATCTTTCCGGACAGACCATTTTAAAGTTGAATGCGATAGAAGGAGAAAGGCATGCTGTGCTATTTTCTTATGCTAAAGGTAGGGTTGTTAGAGCTATGAATGACAATCAGCTTCGTATGATGGGAAATGAAATGGCTCGCTTTCATAATGTGTCTTCTGATTTTAAAGTTGAATATGAACGATGGAATTTTGATCTTCAAACTACTGTTTTTAAACCTTTGGAAAGGTTAAAGCCCTTTTTTACAGAAAATCCTGAAGATTATGAATGGCTGCAGACGATTGCTGTTCAATTAGAACGTAAGTGGGCGGCTTTTGATACCTCAGAGTTCTCAAAAGGATATTGTCATTTTGATTTTTTGCCTAAGAATTTTCATTTTGATCATGATACAGTTACCTTTTTCGATTTTGATTTTATGGGATATGGTTGTCTCGTTAATGATATCATGACATTTTGGTTGCATTTTGTACTGGATGTTTCTGCAAGAAGAATGACTGATGAAGAATTGCAAAACTCCTATCATATTTTTCTGAATGGATATAAGGAGTATCGTGCAGTGAGCCCTGAGGAACTAGCTTCGGTACCATATCTTGCAGCTGGGTTTTGGCTTTTCTATATGAGTTTTCACACAACTCATGATCAATTTTCTATATTTAGCGAGCCAGCCCATTTAAAATTATATGTTGGGTTCATTAGGAATATTGTAGAAAATTATTGGGAGAAGGAAGTTTAGAGATTCTATTTTGTTGGAATTTTAATTTGTCATTCTGAACGGAATGAATAATCTCAATGATCTTATTAGATTAATAATGGTATAAGTTTCTTGCAGATTGCACAGATTTCGCAGATGTTTGTGGTTTACAATTTATAAAACAAAATGCTGTTCCCAGGTATTGAGAACAGCATTTTTATTTGGCTTTAATAGAGTTTGTTTATTTTACGGCTTTGCTCACTACTTTACAGTCAGCTGTGCTAAGCTTTTGTCCGTCTTTATAGCTGATTTTCTTTTCATCCGCATATTTTGATTGTCCGTCTTCTTCTTTATGGTCTCCGATACCTTCTGTTAAAGCATTGTCTTTCTGTAAGAAATAGATATCTCTTTTGCTTTTTTTACCTTCAGAAGAAAATTCGTAGGTTAGTTTCAGTGTATCTCCAGATTTAAATCCTGTTACGTCTCCTTTTGAACTGTCTTTTTCACTGTTTTTATAAGATAATTTCCCAGTGATGGTTCCCAGGTTGTCGTCAATAGAAGCAAAAACACTGTCTTTTCCAGTTACTCCTACATAGCAGAACGATTTTGGTCCTAGTGTATCTATCACAGGTTCTTCTACTGCAATCGTATCAGTATCAGCTTTTGGAGCAGGAACTTCAGTTTTTTTATTACAATTGATCATTACTGCTGAAACAGCAGCTATTAAAATTAATTTCTTCATATCCTTAGTTATTTAAAATCAAATTTTGAAGCGCTAAATTAGTGATACTATTTATATATTAATGGATATTTTATAAAAGTTTAAAAATATCATTCACTTGGGCACGGAAAATGATTCATATTATTTTATTTTTAAATTCATATTATG
This is a stretch of genomic DNA from Chryseobacterium tructae. It encodes these proteins:
- the blaIND gene encoding IND family subclass B1 metallo-beta-lactamase, encoding MKKSIQFFIVSMLLSPFASAQVKDFVIEQPPIKQNLYIYKTFGVFGGKEYSANSVYLITKKGVVLFDVPWEKVQYQSLMDTIKKRHNLPVIAVFATHSHDDRAGDLSFFNKKGIKTYATTKTNEFLKKDGKATSSEITKIGKPYRIGGEEFVVDFLGEGHTADNVVVWFPKYNVLDGGCLVKSNSATDLGYTKEANVEEWPKTMKKLQTKYSKATLILPGHDEWKGGGHVEHTLELLEKK
- a CDS encoding metal-dependent transcriptional regulator, whose amino-acid sequence is MKTTLTEENYLKALFHLVDNEGKVTINELSKFLNVKMPSVNNMMKKFAEKKWVIYETYKPLIVTASGKREAALVVRKHRLTEMFLVKKMNFGWENVHEIAEQLEHVHSQIFFDKMDEILDYPKFDPHGEPIPDKDGNIIAQDLQKLSSCEEGESVVFASVTLSDDAFLTYLNDRKLLLNTKVKVIKIESFDKSMTLEIEGQKEILSKKATEKILVKK
- a CDS encoding threonine aldolase family protein, which codes for MKFSFKNDYSEGCHPNILQALLQNNLDQQAGYGEDEYSLKAKELIKTKINKNDSDVYLVSGGTQANLIVISSVLKPYQCAISASTGHILNNETGAIEATGHKILSIETEDGKLRPSDIIPILENHSNVPHQVMPKMVYISNSTELGTIYQAKELEELSTFCKQNRLYLFMDGARLGHGLTSEISDLTLEKVAELTDIFYLGGTKNGALIGEAIVINNPALQEDFAFNIKQKGALLAKGRLLGIQFLELMKNDLYFDLAKHANQQAMKIKHALQEKGVKFLSDTYTNQIFPILSNELIQVLSESFEFFVWKKIDEEFSAIRLITSWSTSDEAVDRFIEILKKEL
- a CDS encoding phosphotransferase enzyme family protein; translation: MNSIFPAIYSTLCPVALSGLIAVQYGIKNVQCKLLVRGVGDTYLIESENESFILRMYRSSHRSLNHIKEEVRLLQALKDAQVSVSYPITDLSGQTILKLNAIEGERHAVLFSYAKGRVVRAMNDNQLRMMGNEMARFHNVSSDFKVEYERWNFDLQTTVFKPLERLKPFFTENPEDYEWLQTIAVQLERKWAAFDTSEFSKGYCHFDFLPKNFHFDHDTVTFFDFDFMGYGCLVNDIMTFWLHFVLDVSARRMTDEELQNSYHIFLNGYKEYRAVSPEELASVPYLAAGFWLFYMSFHTTHDQFSIFSEPAHLKLYVGFIRNIVENYWEKEV